A section of the Pirellulales bacterium genome encodes:
- a CDS encoding sigma 54-interacting transcriptional regulator: MPPLYNYLTMTIGPQAGMNYLLNEARETRIGRGEECTITLLDPLCSRVHAIVFYLDKQWRVRDASSRNGTFVNEQKADEVVLGEGHSLRVGSCEFSFHQSDQPPTAGSVFSDLGKETIVRDTVMGDFIGSDLALSAIQDSDQAQDLLLLYQLSIKLLGCADPQEVIRESLDLLRTRCGASVVGFLWVSDEGRLKPKLVMPETAAKQVSLSEELTRLVSEEGHAVWTANQRSADEKERSQDFADAFCVPLVQAGSVLGAMHVYLDHGRFRQSEFEFAISVANITAVALARARHEETLNTDLARLKASSPGYDELLGNCPGMLEMKSKLARISRASGCVLVRGESGTGKELVARAVHRASPRVDRPMLSVNCAAIPADLMESQLFGHKAGSFTGAAGDHSGFFQQADLGTLFLDEVGELTLMGQSKLLRILEGHPFLPVGATKEVQVDVRVIAATNRDLLSYVREKKFREDLYYRLSVFELVVPPLRERGEDIALLINFFLEHFRQQHGRPGLDLSDGARARLLAYQWPGNVRQLRNVIDSAVVLAVGKAIDEQDLGLQDAGSTGELDSLRIDVWEQRLIVEALKRTAGNVPDAAKLLGVGRATIYRKIEEYGIVRR, translated from the coding sequence ATGCCCCCGTTGTACAACTATCTGACCATGACGATCGGGCCGCAGGCAGGCATGAACTACCTGCTGAACGAAGCCCGCGAGACCCGCATCGGGCGCGGCGAAGAGTGTACGATCACGCTTTTGGACCCGCTCTGTTCCCGGGTTCATGCCATTGTTTTTTATCTCGATAAGCAGTGGCGGGTCCGTGACGCCAGCAGTCGCAACGGCACGTTCGTCAATGAGCAGAAGGCTGATGAAGTCGTACTGGGCGAGGGGCACTCGTTGCGGGTGGGGAGTTGCGAGTTCAGCTTTCATCAAAGCGACCAGCCTCCTACCGCCGGGTCGGTATTCTCGGATCTTGGCAAGGAGACCATCGTCCGCGATACGGTCATGGGAGACTTCATCGGCAGCGACCTGGCGCTGTCGGCAATTCAGGACTCGGATCAGGCCCAAGATCTGCTGCTGTTGTACCAGTTGAGCATCAAGCTCTTGGGCTGCGCGGACCCTCAGGAGGTGATTCGCGAATCGCTCGACCTGTTGCGTACGCGCTGCGGTGCCTCCGTGGTGGGTTTTTTGTGGGTGAGCGACGAAGGGCGTCTGAAGCCGAAGTTAGTCATGCCAGAGACGGCCGCCAAGCAAGTGTCGTTGAGCGAGGAGCTAACACGGTTGGTCTCCGAGGAAGGGCACGCCGTATGGACCGCCAATCAGCGATCCGCGGATGAAAAAGAAAGATCGCAGGATTTCGCCGACGCCTTTTGCGTACCGCTCGTGCAGGCAGGCAGTGTGTTAGGCGCAATGCACGTTTATCTCGATCATGGCCGCTTCCGCCAATCAGAGTTCGAGTTCGCCATTTCGGTCGCCAATATTACGGCTGTTGCGCTCGCGCGAGCCAGGCACGAGGAAACTCTCAATACCGATCTGGCGCGCCTCAAGGCCAGCTCTCCCGGCTACGACGAGTTGCTTGGCAACTGCCCTGGCATGCTGGAGATGAAGTCGAAACTTGCGCGCATTTCGCGGGCCAGCGGATGCGTCCTGGTGCGCGGCGAAAGTGGCACCGGCAAGGAACTGGTCGCGCGGGCCGTCCATCGCGCCAGTCCCAGGGTCGATCGGCCCATGTTGTCTGTGAACTGCGCGGCCATCCCGGCCGATTTGATGGAAAGCCAGTTGTTTGGCCACAAGGCCGGCTCGTTTACCGGAGCAGCCGGAGATCATTCTGGCTTCTTCCAGCAGGCCGATTTGGGAACGCTCTTCCTTGACGAGGTGGGCGAGCTCACACTGATGGGCCAATCCAAATTACTACGCATCCTTGAGGGGCACCCTTTTCTGCCGGTGGGGGCAACGAAAGAAGTCCAGGTCGACGTGCGGGTGATCGCGGCCACGAATCGCGATCTGCTGTCGTACGTGCGCGAAAAGAAATTTCGCGAGGATCTTTACTATCGGCTCAGCGTCTTCGAGCTCGTGGTGCCGCCGCTACGCGAACGGGGCGAGGATATCGCCTTGCTCATCAACTTCTTTCTCGAACATTTTCGCCAACAGCACGGGCGGCCGGGCTTGGATCTGTCCGACGGCGCCCGGGCACGACTGCTCGCCTATCAATGGCCCGGCAATGTGCGGCAATTGCGCAACGTGATCGACAGCGCGGTCGTATTGGCGGTCGGCAAAGCGATCGATGAACAAGATCTCGGCCTGCAGGATGCCGGTAGCACGGGCGAACTCGATTCGCTGCGGATCGACGTTTGGGAGCAGCGGCTGATCGTCGAGGCACTGAAGCGCACGGCCGGCAACGTGCCCGACGCCGCCAAACTGCTGGGCGTAGGCAGGGCCACGATCTATCGCAAGATTGAGGAATACGGCATCGTGCGGCGATAG
- a CDS encoding PQQ-binding-like beta-propeller repeat protein codes for MKRVTTSHLSVAHVFVGFALLPMVAVADAQEWSRFRGPNGTGLSDARGIPSSWTEQDYNWRVELPGIGHSSPVLWGDRIFLTSANDATAERILMCVHATDGQILWQRRYDSVVHAKHLRNSFATPSPACDEEHAYFVWSTPEEYTLLAMSHDGQEKWKLDLGPYVSMHSAGPSPIVYEDLLILGNDQDGESSLLAFDRHTGKLRWQTTRKTEFVSYATPCVLAREGLADELIFLSGAHGVSGIDPKTGKSNWELDVFDKRTCASPVLAGGMIWGSCGSGGGGNYVASVQPGTPDGSIQPREVWKLTDSAPYVPTMLGKGDLVFLWSDKGVAMCVKASTGQVLWKQRVGGNFSGSPICVGDRLFCIAEDGEVVVLSATDQYELLARNPLGEDSRSTPSVAGGRMYLRTYSHLISVGNKTK; via the coding sequence ATGAAACGCGTCACCACCTCGCATTTGTCTGTGGCCCACGTCTTCGTGGGATTTGCTCTCCTTCCCATGGTTGCCGTCGCAGATGCCCAGGAATGGAGTCGTTTTCGTGGTCCCAATGGCACGGGCTTAAGCGATGCTCGTGGAATTCCGAGCAGCTGGACTGAGCAGGACTACAATTGGCGCGTCGAATTGCCGGGGATTGGCCATTCGTCCCCCGTGTTGTGGGGAGATCGAATCTTTCTCACAAGTGCCAATGACGCAACGGCCGAGCGCATTCTGATGTGCGTACACGCAACCGATGGCCAAATTCTCTGGCAGCGACGCTACGACTCGGTAGTCCACGCCAAGCATCTGCGCAACAGTTTTGCGACACCTAGCCCTGCCTGCGACGAAGAGCATGCGTACTTCGTCTGGTCTACGCCCGAGGAATACACGTTGCTCGCCATGAGTCACGACGGGCAGGAAAAATGGAAGCTCGACCTGGGGCCCTATGTAAGCATGCACAGCGCCGGCCCTTCGCCGATTGTTTACGAAGACCTTCTCATCCTGGGTAATGACCAGGATGGTGAGAGCTCGCTGCTCGCTTTCGATCGCCACACCGGCAAATTGCGCTGGCAGACCACTCGCAAAACCGAGTTCGTATCGTACGCCACCCCTTGCGTCCTGGCGCGCGAGGGCCTGGCCGACGAGTTGATTTTTCTTTCCGGCGCACACGGCGTTTCAGGAATTGATCCCAAGACCGGCAAAAGCAATTGGGAACTTGATGTCTTTGATAAGCGCACTTGTGCCTCGCCCGTCTTGGCGGGTGGCATGATCTGGGGAAGTTGTGGGTCCGGTGGCGGCGGTAATTACGTCGCCTCGGTGCAGCCCGGCACACCAGACGGTTCGATCCAACCTCGCGAAGTCTGGAAGCTCACCGACTCGGCTCCGTACGTTCCGACGATGCTTGGCAAGGGAGATCTGGTTTTCTTGTGGAGTGACAAGGGAGTGGCCATGTGCGTCAAAGCCTCGACCGGTCAGGTTTTGTGGAAGCAACGCGTCGGTGGAAACTTTTCCGGATCGCCCATCTGCGTGGGAGATCGCCTATTCTGTATCGCCGAAGATGGCGAGGTCGTGGTTCTTTCAGCAACCGACCAGTACGAGCTTCTTGCCCGCAATCCCTTGGGTGAAGACAGCCGCAGCACGCCTTCCGTGGCAGGCGGACGGA